In Juglans microcarpa x Juglans regia isolate MS1-56 chromosome 7D, Jm3101_v1.0, whole genome shotgun sequence, the following are encoded in one genomic region:
- the LOC121238167 gene encoding GDSL esterase/lipase At1g71250-like, whose product MRRLKEKQRSTFNAEKLEINTVPPKGLALHVHLLVVLMGVIAVANGKLLSDSDSDTPLAGNASNATALYVLGDSSVDCGDNTLFYPLLHHNLSLYPCNGSHTSLLPHLLAEKMGLPNILPFYSQNGSIEELIVGLNFGSAEATIVSSQSHQSLNQQLRQVFETLQLLQLQLGENRADHLIRSSVVYLSFGKDDYIDLFLRNSSGLMLKFTSKEFAHILVHQIMHVVRNLYNANFRKIICTGILPLGCTPRRMWERYNNTTVVEDDHDGGDCVKDINEMVLEYNTMLNEHILELNSMLPDVDIVFCDVYRGIMKILADPGHYGFEELRSACCGAGLYGAMIGCLSPEMACNQASSYVWWDLYNPTQAVNSLLADSAWSGRPFSDICRPIPIQQLLTT is encoded by the exons ATGAGAAGATTGAAAGAAAAGCAGCGGAGTACTTTCAATGCAGAGAAGCTGGAGATCAACACGGTACCACCAAAAGGGTTGGCCCTTCATGTTCATCTTCTGGTTGTCCTGATGGGCGTCATCGCTGTGGCAAATGGGAAACTACTCTCAGATTCAGATTCAGATACACCGTTGGCTGGAAATGCTTCTAATGCGACGGCCTTGTACGTGTTGGGTGACTCTTCTGTGGATTGTGGTGACAACACTCTGTTCTACCCACTTCTCCACCATAATCTTTCTTTGTATCCGTGCAATGGATCCCACACAAGCCTCCTTCCCCATCTTCTTG CTGAGAAGATGGGTTTGCCAAACATCCTACCATTCTACAGTCAAAATGGATCGATTGAAGAGCTCATAGTTGGTCTGAACTTTGGCTCAGCAGAAGCAACAATCGTGAGCAGCCAGAGCCACCAGTCTCTCAACCAACAATTACGCCAAGTCTTTGAGACCTTACAGCTATTGCAGCTGCAACTTGGGGAGAACAGAGCTGACCATCTTATCAGATCATCTGTAGTCTACCTCTCCTTTGGCAAAGATGACTACATTGATCTCTTCCTCCGCAATTCCTCAGGTTTAATGCTCAAGTTTACCAGCAAAGAATTTGCTCACATTTTGGTCCACCAGATTATGCATGTTGTAAGGAATCTTTACAACGCAAATTTCAGGAAGATAATATGCACTGGAATATTGCCTTTAGGATGCACACCACGTAGAATGTGGGAGCGGTATAACAATACCACTGTAGTTGAAGATGATCATGATGGAGGGGATTGTGTTAAAGATATCAATGAGATGGTTTTGGAGTACAATACAATGCTGAATGAGCACATTCTGGAGCTTAATTCCATGTTGCCTGATGTAGACATAGTCTTCTGCGATGTATATCGAGGAATCATGAAGATCTTAGCCGATCCAGGACACTACG GATTCGAGGAACTGAGGAGCGCATGCTGTGGGGCTGGCTTGTATGGTGCGATGATTGGATGCCTCTCTCCAGAAATGGCCTGCAACCAAGCTTCGTCTTATGTCTGGTGGGACTTATACAACCCTACACAAGCAGTCAACTCCTTGCTTGCTGATTCTGCCTGGTCTGGCCGACCATTCTCTGACATCTGCCGTCCTATTCCTATCCAGCAATTACTGACCACTTGA